A stretch of the Opisthocomus hoazin isolate bOpiHoa1 chromosome 2, bOpiHoa1.hap1, whole genome shotgun sequence genome encodes the following:
- the NEIL2 gene encoding endonuclease 8-like 2, with amino-acid sequence MPEGPSVRKFQQLTSPFVGQVVAKVGGSSRKINVNDLNALRLQDSQVHGKNLYLAFVAAEGSLGPTAEETVLQREAASRASSPAQGEQEQVCAPQTHPQDEELQELPHCRSEAPDAAAGPGSWLRFHFGLFGSIRANEFSRANKANKRGDWKDPIPRLVLHFESGGFLVFYNCRMHWCSSPRADPASDILSAEFHRGRALDALRAPDPVCYTLLDQRYFSGLGNIIKNEILYLAKIHPLTRGALLALSDLERLLDCAVEFSSAWLHSKLHGRRLHPQIYQKEQCPLGHAVVKGTLGPSGGFKRLTWWCPQCQPLVLSGDGDASPVIE; translated from the exons ATGCCGGAGGGCCCATCAGTGAGGAAGTTCCAGCAGCTGACCTCCCCTTTTGTAGGACAAGTGGTGGCCAAGGTGGGGGGAAGCAGCCGGAAGATCAATGTGAATGACCTGAATGCCCTGAGGCTCCAGGACTCCCAG GTTCATGGGAAAAACTTGTACCTGGCATTTGTGGCCGCTGAAGGTTCCTTAGGACCAACTGCAGAAGAGACAGTGCTGCAAAGAGAGGCTGCTAGTAGGGCAAGTTCTCCTGCCCAGGGTGAGCAAGAGCAGGTTTGTGCTCCACAGACACATCCCCAGGATGAGGAGCTGCAGGAACTCCCGCACTGCAGGTCcgaagctccagatgcagcagcGGGTCCGGGCAGCTGGCTGCGCTTCCACTTCGGCTTGTTTGGCAGCATTCGGGCAAATGAGTTCTCAAGAGCGAACAAAGCCAATAAGAGGGGGGACTGGAAGGACCCCATACCCAG GCTGGTTCTGCACTTTGAGAGCGGAGGCTTCCTTGTTTTCTACAACTGCCGAATGCACTGGTGCTCCTCTCCGAGGGCTGATCCTGCTTCCGACATCCTCTCTGCGGAGTTCCACCGCGGCCGGGCGCTGGATGCCCTCCGTGCACCCGATCCCGTCTGCTACACCCTCTTAGACCAAAGATATTTTTCAGGGCTGG GGAACATCATTAAGAATGAGATCTTGTACCTGGCCAAGATCCATCCGTTAACGCGAGGCGCTCTCTTGGCACTCTCGGATCTGGAGCGTCTGCTTGACTGTGCCGTTGAGTTCAGCTCTGCCTGGCTGCACAGCAAGCTGCACGGCAGACGCCTGCACCCTCAGATCTACCAGAAGGAGCAGTGTCCCCTCGGGCATGCAGTGGTGAAGGGAACCCTGGGACCTTCAGGTGGCTTTAAGAGACTTACGTGGTGGTGTCCTCAGTGCCAGCCTCTGGTGCTGTCAGGGGACGGGGATGCTTCCCCGGTCATCGAGTGA